A single window of Nicotiana tomentosiformis chromosome 1, ASM39032v3, whole genome shotgun sequence DNA harbors:
- the LOC138909374 gene encoding uncharacterized protein, with protein MAEYEACILGLRLIVDMNIQELLVIGDSDLLIHQVLREWATKNTKILPYLHCVQDLIKIFTKIEFKYVPRVQNKFADALATLFSMIQHPDKNFINHIPIEIRKQPIYCGHVEEEFDGNPWFHDIKEYLEKGEYPKNATHTQKCTLRRLANHFFQSGGIPYKRTPDLGLLRCVDAKEASRLLEEIYCYNPNSHTIDHAVS; from the coding sequence atggcagaatacgaggcttgcatcttgggactcaggttgaTCGTCGACATGAATATTCAAGAATTGCTAGTAATCGGAGATTCAGATTTGCTAATACATCAGGTACTCAGAGAATGGGCCACCAAGAACACCAAGATATTGCCATACTTGCACTGTGTGCAAGATCTGATCAAAatattcacaaagatagagttcaaataTGTTCCAAGAGTTCAGAACAAGTTTGCGGATGCGCTGGCCACCTTGttttccatgatacaacacccagacaagaattttaTTAATCATATCCCCATAGAAATCCGTAAGCAGCCAATTTATTGCggtcatgttgaagaagagttcgatggaaatccatggtttcaCGATATCAAGGAGTATCTAGAGAAAGGAGAATACCCAAAAAATGCTACCCACACTCAGAAGTGTACGCTTCGAAGATTGGctaaccatttctttcaaagcggaggaattccaTATAAAAGGACTCCTGACTTGGGACTGCTACGATGTGttgatgccaaggaggcatctaggTTGCTCGAAGAGATAtactgttacaacccaaattcgcataccatagatcacgccgtaagttag